The Tursiops truncatus isolate mTurTru1 chromosome 9, mTurTru1.mat.Y, whole genome shotgun sequence DNA segment AGTAATTAGATATGGTTCATGTCTATATTGatcaaaaaattatttatcttcctCTTGCAAGCTActcattcttctgttttattctagCAGAAGCAATGAGAAATGTGCTCAAGATTGCAGTTAGGACAATTTAACTATGGATGGCGCTGTGACCTTGTGCAGTACAGGCGTCATAGAATCGTAATTATAATTTGAGAGCTGCATGATATTAGTTATGTAAACATTTAGGatgctgggggaggagggtgttgtttctttccttcctcaaaaGGCCCTAATGACTTTTCATAACAGCTTTATGTTTAAATCATCAAATAACTTACCTACTATTTGCTATGTGAACCAGCCTCTTAGCCTCTTAGCTTTCTGTCATTAATAATATCTTCTTGTTATTATTAAGAATAAAGGTCAGCACCTTGGTCTTTCctcatatcaaataaaaactCCACTTGACTCATTATAAGGAAAAATCACATTAATTAAAGTTGGTGCTGACCCCCAAAGTTCAAATATATTATGGAAATTGCACTTTAAAACTCTCCCAGTTAATCATGCTATGAAGCCCCCAAATTAGAATTCTCCTGGAGTGTTCTTTGCTTCATGCCAGTGCGATCTGaagttctctcttctcctctccccataGTTTATCTCCTCACACCACACGCAGAAGGGCATTGAGCCACATGCAGCAACTATAGCTGTATGCTCTgctgggtttggggttttttgttttttgggtatttttcatttaaaattttactcactTTTAAGATTTCTAAGGTATGTACATAAAATGTAACATACTGGCCTGGCCACCTGGATTCTCTTTACTGCATGATATCATCACACCAAACAGAAGCACCAATCACTAAATAATCATTTTCATGTTAAGCACCTGATACCATATTCtggttatgtatgtatgtgtatatatatattatctataaatGCATATAAGcgcctttttaacatttttacaatggaaaaaagCCGTTAAATGTGAAGCCTGACACCAAGAAAAGAAACCACCTAATAATATACCTATGGGCTATACGGGGTCTGTTATTTTTCACAAATGTTCACTTAAAATCTCACTGttataaaaatcatttgatattcacattaatattttttccaacatCTCTTCATTGTCATAGTCCTTGTCATActacataaaagcaaaaaaaaaaaaaaacagtttctaAATTCTCATTTCAAATCATTTTCTTGTAAGTTTGGCTTGGTAAATCGAAAATTCTTATAAGTGAAATGTgttgtaagaaaatgaaaactgtctTCCCTGGGAGTACACATTCTTCTCTGCAATCTGGGGGAGTATTTGAAATGCACTGGCAGAGGAAAAAACCCTCTTCAGGGCCATTCCATAACTCTGAACTTAGGATGGATTAGCAGCTCCAAGAGGCAAGACCTCACTTTCTCACATGCTCAGCACCATCCAGATAAAGAACTGGTGATGATGGTCCTGAACTTGAGTAAATCCAGACCTTGTCCTCTTTTCAGAGTTCCCCATCAGAGCTCTGCACATGCTGGGCCACCCATCTGAGCCAGCCTGCATGTCCAAGAAGAGCACATCTGCTCTGACgcccagaaagaagaaaggaaaacctgGAAGACATATCCTCTTCTCCTGTCCAGATTGCTCCTATAGGCGTGCAAGGAAACCCAACCTGAACAGGAGTCCCCTCTATTATGAAAGAAAGGCCTGACCTTTTGATCCTTACATAAAACCTCCATTTTgaataacatgattttttttttttcatgagaaaCTAAAAGGTAAGGGAAATTTTGCTGAATCCTaagatataattaattatatcCTAGCATTGTAATAAAGATCATTACCTATGCATCAGAAAAACCCTCCATTTGGGAATAAGCTCATCATGAATTAGGCTGTCAAGTCACAACCACTGCCATCAAAGAATTTTGGAAGAATTCCTTAAGTGCAATTACTGCTGATGCCACAAACCAATGAGAAAGATGAGCATCGTGGCTTTCAAAGTATATGGTATTCACTTCTCAACATGGCATGTGGGACATTTTAAatcacttccttctcttttcattcttcatgccattaatcattcatttttttattcattaactcaataaaaatgaacacctattatgtgccagacatatACGTACTACTGTGTGCCAAGATacagtagtaataataacatAAGAACAGTAACCCTACCTAACACAACTATACTGcttgcctactatgtgccagacactgttctccTGTATACCTTGGCTTATTTAATCCTTGCACCAATCTCCTGAGGTAAGTACAATTATATGCTCACTCTGCAAATGAGCGACTGAAGTACAGAGGAATTAATTCCCTAGGTCATACAGTCAATGAGTagcagagccagggttcaaacccacaTCTTTTTACTCCAGTGTCCATGATCTTGACCTCTATGCTATATGAAAAACAGACATGGATTTAAAGAACTTTCAGTATACTGGaaaagacagacattaaacaaacaaacacatgtgTAATCTCAAATGCTGATAAGATATATAAGAAAAGAGCAAGGTGCCCTGAGAGAATGGTACAACATTGCCAAGGCTCTTCCTGCAGGCTAAGAAATGCAGTAATTACCTCAGGTGACTCTCATCTCAACTAAATGACAAAggtataaaatttaagaaaacaagctGATTAAAAAGAGCTGGGGAAAACtaaggctgggaggctggggaaggtAACTAAGCAATTCAGCCCTTAACGCTTGCCACAGAGCCTCGCCATCTTGGTGGCCCTTCCTGTTGGTACACTCAGAATGACCAGAGATAGGGATCTGGTGAATGCAACCCCCTCCTCCTAGCTTATCCCTACCAAATATGGAAATCTAACTGGATCCGGTGCCCCTTATTCACAGATGAAACCAAGTACCTCCTCATCTGCAGTTTTCCACCAAAAAGTCTGTGGTGGATGTCTAAAACCCTTAAATTCTGCCTTAATGCTTtagcttattaaaaaaataaaagatttcattGGCCTATAATGGGTAAAACTTGAgtctctgaaaaaaatttaagacatggttgatagtaaaacaaacaaaaccccacctTTATGAAACTTGGCTATTAATAGACTTGGAAACAGACTGAAATACTGATTtgaaaacaaatacatgaaagcagAGAGTCAAGCTCCCAGAAAGACAAAAGCCCCTTGCcatcctgatttaaaaaaaaaaaaaacgatctGTACTTTATTGCCCTGCTTGACAAGTACAGATCTACCTCTTTCTTATTAGTAGAGAAATCatacagaaagaagaaacatctctcTTCTCAAGAAGTTGTCTCTCTGTGAATTGGGGAAATTTTGCATCtctaattgttattatttattttatacattatttttctgtcttcagtcTTTATGTTTGGCATAGTCCCTAAGTATAGGATTACATCTGGAAGAAGTGTGACATATTAGCTCCTGATTCTGTAGTTTCACTCCACTGAGGTTAATGATGATTCAGAGGGGAGAGCGCGGAGAGGGCAGGTGTTCATAATAGCACCATTAATTATGTGCGCTTTGCACATCTAGGTAGAAAGCAACATCATTTTCAGGTCCAATAAATAAAGTACTTTTTCTAGTTCATTGTTCAGAATCATAAAAAGAATAATTCTTGATGTTGTATTGCCACAAGAAAGTCTCCTGCTTCATCATCTTAGTGTATCATTTCATATGGCATATTCCACCTGGCTCTGATATACGAGGTTTAGTAAAATGCTTAGATAACTAAATACACAACTTAATCATTTGACTTCTAATGAAGGTTAAACAGTCTCAAGCAAACGGCACATTAAGTCTCATCTTAATAGTTAGAAAATTACACTTGAGAGGCCTAGGTACACTTAAATTATGAGAAGCCTtcttaacattaaaaagaaatagccTAAAGGTTAGAAACTAAACTTTGACAGTAACTTACAATACATTATGTTAAATTTACTGTTAGTGTCATGAGACTTTAAACACCTTAAAAGCACGTTAAACAAGACTTTCTTCAGATATACCTTCTTTATCCCATCCTTTAAAAACATCTGTGAATAAAACTGACTTTAACTCTTAATATAATTGACTTTGATTCATaatcaattcttttttaattaatatacttCAGTAATAAATAAGATTATGTCCTTCTGTGGTTTACctataaataaaataccaaataaattgaaaataaagatttttaaagtacgCCAGAGACTTAGGGATCTGGACTTCTCCGAAAATGAAGTAAATGTCCTTATATCTTCATCAGTACAAAGGCTATCATTACATTTTACATTGGTATATGGGAAACAGGACAGTATACTGATGTCAAATTTCTGAAAACATGACATCATATTTCACTACTGCAGAATAAATGATTTTTGTGTGCTctattccaggaagaggaaagaaaaaaacattgtaatAGTTGCAGTTTGTATTAACTTCAAAATGCTAATTTTTTACCAAagatagttttctttcctttttaaaacaacaacaactttgGTTTAGAGCACAAaatctcacaaaaataaaatatcttataacATGTTGAGAAATCACCTGCAAATTACTTTCAGGCCTTTGAAAAAGAATCTAATTTGAATCACCAGTCTAAATAGGTCATTtaacttagaaaaattaaaattagctgTGCAGggtcaattctttttttctaaagcatCTGCATCCTCAACGTCCTGCTATCTTCAAAGTCAAACCAGATCTAAGTGCCAAGAACAACaataatatatgaatttattCCAAATCTCAAAGTTAGTCTGCTCTTGAAATGGCCATAAAAGacaacattatatataaaaatgggGGAGGGTGCTTCAAGAAGCTGGGGGtggaaggacagaaggaaaagcagaaaactCATATTTCAGAAGAATAATGGTATATTTTCTGGGGGGTGTGTTCTCTACTGGTGTACATTTCTTGCCTCTCATGTGCACATGTTCACGGTATATGGCAAATCAAAACCAGCTGAGGCATACTTAATACAAAGCAAATACTTCCAAACAAGTTCATTCTCCCACAAGCTTCTCCTACAGTAAACTAGCAGTATAAGATCATGAACTTAATGCTCTTGTCCGGCCCCCTTCAGGACTTAATCGTCCTGCAACATTCTGGTAAACTCAGGGATCAAAGCCCTACTCCCCAGAAAACCTTCCCAAGCATAGGAAAAACTACAAAATCTTGAAGGTAACACCTTTAAGAAAGAgaactacaaaataaaacaaaatacacatgAGAATGTGGCTGCCTGAGACATCCTATATCCCTTCACAACCAGACCAtccataaaatcaaaacaaaaacaggagggTGTCAAGTGTTGGAGGATGGAGCCTGCCTTTAGAAGGCAGGGCACCCAAGGTGACTAGCAGAAAGGGAATCGGGATCACGGGAGGTAGGGAAAGGAGTCAGTTTTGTTTCAGGATTCTCCAAAGCCACCAGGAAATGCACCCCCATCCTTTCTGGGTTAAAAGTAACTTTGATGCTCAGAAAAAGTACTCTCATATTCTCCAGCTAGCAACCATCTATCATCCACAGGCAAAGAGTGATCAGAAACACCAATGAAACAAGCTTTCCTCTCTGCCCATCTTCCTAAAGCCACTTCCCCAAAACTGAGATCTTGAGAAATCTTGATTCCCTCAAGATTTCTCTGTTTAAAGATGAAATGGAAGGACCTTTGCTCTGACAAGGAAGCAAACTGAAGACGTGACATTGGGGAATTGCGAAGGAACATTCTTAgctacattttttcttaaaagggTAAAACCCAAAACGGAATTCGAATTTCTTCACCTCCAGATGGAcgataaaaattttataacttcCCGGGACAAGCAACTTCACTCCAGCTCTCAACCACCCTCAAGAAGCGGTGACTGAAACCGTCCCAGAGAGCCACAGAGCAGGCTGACCCTCCCTGCACTACAATCACTCCAAATCCGCTTTTCGCCTCGCTGCCAGCTCCCGTTTAGTCCCTCAGCTCGCGCCCTGAGCCCCCGCTTCTTCTCCCCATCTCTAGTTCGTAGGGGACTCGGCCCAGCAACCGCCCTGCCTCCACCGCGTCCCTCTGGGTGGCGTGCCCCACACTTTGGAGGTTCTCGAAAGCCCCGGGACGAGGCGCTGGTGTCGAGGCTGGGGAACCCCGGGGATTCCGGCCTCCAAGGGCTCCCGCCAGAGCGGATTCAAGTTGCTCGGCCCCCAGCGGAGCGCACGGCCTCCCAGTCCCTCCCACTCCCGTCCCTCCCCGGCTCGAGCGCCCCGGGTCCCCCCGCCTCCGCGGAGGTGAGCGCGCACTCACCGGAGGTGAGCTGCATCCAGGCACAGATCTTGTACACCGTAGCCGtgttgcagaagaagaagagggtaAAGCAAATGATGCAGGCGATGATGAGCATCATGGAGAGGCCGATAAAGAAGGAGGCGGCTTTGAAGGCTCCCGAGGGCAGCGTGGAGAAGTCCGTGAAGCTGCCCCTGCAGGTCAGCTCCCGAGAGAAGCCGTTGCCGATGCAGTAGTGGAAGAGCCCGAAATAGCCGGCCTGCGGGGTGTCCACGCCGTCGCCGATCCAGTAGGGCTGGATGAAGCACACCACGTTGACGATGGCAAAGCAGATGGTGAAGATGGCCCACAGCACGCCGATGGCCCGCGAGTTCCGCACATAGTTGGTGTGGTACAGCTTGGCAGCCTCCTGAGCCGGGAGCatcgcggcggcggcggcggcggcggcggcggcggctccgggcattctccccctcctcctcctcctcctcctcctcctcctcctcctcctcctcctcctcctcctcctcgtcctccgcCTCCCCCCGCCTCTCCGCGCTCAGGAGACACACTCACCGAGCCGCGCGCGCTTCAACTCCCCTGCCTCCGCCTCAGCCCAGCAGCGCCAGTTCCAGAGTCTGCATCCTCGCTCCCGGAAGGAGGGCGGGGGAGCGCCGAGCACCCCTCCGGCTCGCCTGGCACAGCCTCccggcccccctccctccctcctggtccGGGCTGCAGCCCTCCTCACCGCCCTCCGCCCCTcttcccgccgccgccgccgctgcagcTGCTGCAGCTGAAGGCGGCAAATCCCGCGCTGGGCTGCGTGGCGCGCGAGCTCGGGCGCCTCCCCTCGGTTCCCGCCTTCCGCCTCCCTTCACGCCGCGAGCCCAGCGGCGCGTAGGACCTCAGCGACCCTGGGACGACCCTCAAGTGGCGGGCGTGGGCCGGGGACGCAAGCCTAGAGTTGGGGAGGGGGGACCTCAGGAGGGGGCGGGAGCACCCACAGGGATCCTAGAGGCGATCCCAGGATCCCGTTTGGTGTTAGTGGCCAGGCGCCGGAGGCTCGTTCTGAG contains these protein-coding regions:
- the LHFPL3 gene encoding LHFPL tetraspan subfamily member 3 protein isoform X1; protein product: MPGAAAAAAAAAAAMLPAQEAAKLYHTNYVRNSRAIGVLWAIFTICFAIVNVVCFIQPYWIGDGVDTPQAGYFGLFHYCIGNGFSRELTCRGSFTDFSTLPSGAFKAASFFIGLSMMLIIACIICFTLFFFCNTATVYKICAWMQLTSAACLVLGCMIFPDGWDSDEVKRMCGEKTDKYTLGACSVRWAYILAIIGILDALILSFLAFVLGNRQDSLMAEELKAENKVLLSQYSLE
- the LHFPL3 gene encoding LHFPL tetraspan subfamily member 3 protein isoform X2 is translated as MPGAAAAAAAAAAAMLPAQEAAKLYHTNYVRNSRAIGVLWAIFTICFAIVNVVCFIQPYWIGDGVDTPQAGYFGLFHYCIGNGFSRELTCRGSFTDFSTLPSGAFKAASFFIGLSMMLIIACIICFTLFFFCNTATVYKICAWMQLTSAACLVLGCMIFPDGWDSDEVKRMCGEKTDKYTLGACSVRWAYILAIIGILDALILSFLAFVLGNRQDSLMAEELKAENKDDGNA